CCCACAAAAGGacgaaaaatatcttttaagtGCAGTTAGGGAACAAGCAACAGATATATTCAGAAATTAAGTAAAACTGCCCAATAATGATTCAGTAAATGGATACGGGCTACTTCTCTCCTGGAGCTGTCTGAAGGAAGTCCCTCTATATAGAGGGTGTTAGAAGCATCAGGAGGGAGAGGTATTGTTTCACGAGGCCTCGGCATAGATTCGACTGGCAGTTGGCCACTGAATACCATAGCTCTTCCATTTGGTGCTAGCTCTGGCCCACGAGCTGATGGAAGCGGATCACGAACAGGAAGGGCAGGTATACCACCACCACCTGCTCTAGCTAATCCAACTCCCTTGTTATTAGCTTCTCCGACTGGAAGAGAAGAAAGTTGCTacaggaggaagaggaagaataaTAAAAACAGAATCAAAATTAGCACGAAACCCAAGCATGCCTGAGGAATGTAGGAGCACTGTCAGTTTCAGTGATTACCGAACTCTGTAGATAACGATCATATGCTGATCCGATTGACTGTGTGTCCACTACTCGAGGTACACCACGATCATATGCTGATCCAATTGATTGTGTGTCCAGCACTCGAGGTCCTTCACGATCATCATTCCTTCCTAAGTAATGATGCACTTCATGAGCTGATGGCATGCCAGATTGTGGAATATCTGGTAATGCAAAGAAATATGGTTAAACCACATATGCTTATCGAAACAGATAACAAAGTGAGTGCAGAATGTTACACGCATGGCATATACTTTGTCCTCAAAAGGATAAAGTTTCATTTAACAATAGTTAAGATCAAAATGGCCTTCTTGCACATAAAAGCACAGCATACACAGCAATCACAATAAGACTGAAGCAAGAATATAGGGCACTGGGAACATGTAATGAATAAAAGGCAATTGCTGATGGGACTCTCGTAGCTAAAATCATCAGTGACATGAAAATACAGGGCCAATTTCAGAAATCAGCATCAAGCTCAAGGTAGAACTGGAGACTTGGTGCCATAATAAGTTAGCAACCATTGTAGAACCAATACAGGGAGGATGCATATACAGTTCCAGCATTGACTCTGAAACCACAAATAGTTCCACAATAAGTAAAGAGGAATGAGATGAAATTGGACAATCATTTTCTCAAAAGGAGCTTCTGCAGTAATGAGAAATTGAGAAGAGGAAGTAACACTAAGATGTAGAACTCTGTTTTACATAGAACATTACTCAACAAGATCCAACACCACTAATCGTACAAAGAACTGGGAGACGGGAGAAAGCAACTTACTAGAATTCATTGGGTAGGTTGTGATTGGGTCAAAGGGGCTGGTTAAGGTTGAAACCAATCGAAACGCACCACAAAGtgataagaaaaagaaatgcaTGAGGTTAAATTTTGAAGTTGGAGCTAAAATCCTCTTCATTTGGCACAAGAACAATCAATTTCCTGCCTTTCCGGTTTTCCACCTTCCTATCTTCTTCTTTCGCTGTTTTTTGTCCTTGTTTTCAGTGAATCGTGAAAAGTCTATGAACGGGACGGGAGAATCTCAAAGATGAAATGGTGTCTTACTttcacaaaaacaaaaatttcCACACATTTGGTTTCAACTCACATGTGCcaagaatattaaaaaaataagtagatcCAAATGACAACATGAATGAACAAAAAAGTGTAGCTATACAACACGTGCTACCTAAGCATATATAACTACAACTGTAAATTGGTATGCACAAACTACACATGGAAGTCCTAGAATAGATGGTCAAAACTCAAGACATGTCCTTGCTAAATCTAAAAGTTACTCCAGCCTCAAATCGAGTTTTTTGTTTCCTTAAGAAACCTCCAGCAATAAAACCATGATTAATTTGGCCATAAAGCTTAAGTAATTGATTAACCAAACTTTTTAAGAGCCAAATCTTACCATATCCAAGATAATACTCTACAAACCTCCAGTCTCCTGATGTTTTTGCGTTTCAATACATGCACATAGAAACTACATAAAAGGAGATTTATTCCCAGAAGACATCATAAGACAACCACTAGACTCTTTGATGTTTTCAATCCGTCTATCTCCAACCATACCGGAGTGAGAAATCCTTATAAAGGGATTCAAAAAATGCAAGAAAGCAACGCCTAGTATTCAAACTTGTGACAAAATGCAATTTTGAACCCCTTTACtactaaatttaaattttgccCAACGCCATGGGGATTCAAAAACTTACATCAGCGGCGGATCTTGAGAGGGGGAGGATGTTCACCCGAGCCCCCTCAGCAAAAAAAATTAGGATTAACCCTAACTTTTTAAGagccaaatcttaccatttccAAGATAATGCTCTACAAACCTCCAGTCCCCCGATGTTTTTGTGTTTCAATACATGACCAGAGAAACAACATAAAAGGAGATTTATTACCAGAAGACATCACCACTAGACTCTTCAATGTTTTCAACCAGTCTATCTCCAACCGTGCCGGAGCCAGGAACCCTAATAAAGGGATTCACAAATGCAAGAGTGTAACACCTAGTATTCAAACTTGTGACAAAATGGTTCAAAAAACTTGTGAGAAAATGCAATTTTGAAACCCGTTTACTACTAAATGTAAATTTTCCCTTACACCCCGGGGATTCAAAAATAGGGATGGCAACAGGGTGGGGCATATGTGGGGCGGGGCAGGTTTGGAGCTATGCGGGGCAGGGCGGGTTTGGAATTTTGTGGGGCAGGGCGGGACGGGGCAGT
This region of Solanum dulcamara chromosome 9, daSolDulc1.2, whole genome shotgun sequence genomic DNA includes:
- the LOC129903342 gene encoding RNA-binding protein 2-like isoform X2; its protein translation is MGDAYWNRQPQFPQSAGLLKRPRTEYDIPQSGMPSAHEVHHYLGRNDDREGPRVLDTQSIGSAYDRGVPRVVDTQSIGSAYDRYLQSSQLSSLPVGEANNKGVGLARAGGGGIPALPVRDPLPSARGPELAPNGRAMVFSGQLPVESMPRPRETIPLPPDASNTLYIEGLPSDSSRREVAHIFRPFVGYKEVRLVRKESKHRGGDPLILCFVDFIDPACAATALSALQGYKMDEHDHDSAYLRLQFSKFPGPRSGGSGSRGKR
- the LOC129903342 gene encoding RNA-binding protein 2-like isoform X1; translated protein: MGDAYWNRQPQFPQSAGLLKRPRTEYGFLAPARLEIDWLKTLKSLVVMSSDIPQSGMPSAHEVHHYLGRNDDREGPRVLDTQSIGSAYDRGVPRVVDTQSIGSAYDRYLQSSQLSSLPVGEANNKGVGLARAGGGGIPALPVRDPLPSARGPELAPNGRAMVFSGQLPVESMPRPRETIPLPPDASNTLYIEGLPSDSSRREVAHIFRPFVGYKEVRLVRKESKHRGGDPLILCFVDFIDPACAATALSALQGYKMDEHDHDSAYLRLQFSKFPGPRSGGSGSRGKR